Below is a genomic region from Triticum dicoccoides isolate Atlit2015 ecotype Zavitan chromosome 5A, WEW_v2.0, whole genome shotgun sequence.
atacaagtgctcgatcatagacgagtcagcggaagcaacaatatctgagtacagacataagttaaacaagtttgccttaagaaggctagcacaaactgggatacagatcgaaagaggcgcaggcctcctacctgggatcctcctaaactactccaggtcgtcatcagcgggcagcacgtagtagtaggcacctccggtgcagtaggggtcgtcgtcgacggtggcgtctggctcctggactccaacatctggttgcgacaaccaaaaagaagggaaagggggaaaaagggggggagaaagcaaccgtgagtactcatccaaagtactcgcaagcaaggaactacactacatatgcatgggtatatgtgtaaagggccatatcagtggactgaactgcagaatgccagaataagagggggataactaatcctgtcgaagactacgcttctcgcaatcaccgtcttgcatcaagtagaagagagtagattgaagtcctccaagtagcatctccaagtagcatatccaggtagcatctccaagcgcatctccagtcgcatcgcatagcataatcctacccgacgatcctctcctcgtcgccctgtagaaaagcgatcaccgggttgtctgtggaacttgaaagggtgtgttttattaagtatccggttctagttgtcataaggtcaaggtacaactccaagtcgtcctgttaccgaagatcacggctattcgaatagattaacttccctgcaggggtgcaccacatagcccaacacgctcgatcccatttggccggacacactttcctgggtcatgcccggcctcggaagatcaacacgtcgcagccccacctaggcaaaacagagaggccagcacgccggtctaaacctaagcgcacaggggtctgggcccatcgcccatagcacacctgcacgttgcgagggcggccggaagcagacctagcctagcaggcgttccagtccaatccggcgcgcgccgctccgtcgctgacgtctgaagtgcttcggctgataccacgacgccgggatacccataactactcccacgtagatggttagtgcgtataggctcgtagccgactcagatcaaataccaagatctcgttaagcgtgttaagtatccgcgaatgccgaacaaggccaggcccacctgtctcctaggtggtctcaacctgccctgtcgctccgccacaaagtaacagtcgagggccgtcgggaacccaggcccacctctaccgggatggagccacctgtcctttcagccccctcatcagaatcacttgcgggtactcaatgagctgacccgactttagtcaccatctgtatagtatgtatgtatgtatagtatatacccgtgatcacctcccaagtgatcacggcccgatagtatagcaaggcagactgacaagaatgtagggccaatgatgataaactagcatcctatactaagcatttaggattgcaggtaaggtatcaacagatgtagcgacaatgtcaggctatgcatcagaataggattaacgaaagcagtaacatgctacactactctaatgcaagcagtataaagtagaataggcgatatctggtgatcaagggggggggcttgcctggttgctctggcaagagagagggtcgtcaactccgtagtcgaactggtcagcagcagcgtcggtctcgtagtctaccggagagaagagggggaagaaataatgaatacagagcaaacaaagcaccacaaaatatatcaaggcaatacgcggtgttcggtgtgccctaacgcggtagtaggtgataccggtgaaggggggaaacccccgggaaagtattcccggtgtttcgtgttttcgggcagaggagccggagggggaaagttgcgggttcgataggttaggggtgtgtggcggacgaacggaccgcgtatccggattcgtctcgtcgttctgagcaactttcatgttgaaaatattttaatccgagttacggattaaaagatatgattttctaaagattttattaatttctaaaatttaattaattatttaatttaattcgaaaatggatttatgacatcagcatgatgtcatgctgacgtcagcagtcaacatggttgacttggtcaactggacatgcgggtccagtgggacccacctgtcattctctgtttagtttaattacagattagttaatctaattagtgattaggttaatctaatcaggattaattaacttaattaattacttacttaattaagtaattaacattttaattattttaattattatctatttattttattaaatctttttttttaattttcgttctGGGGCCTGGGCCCCTCATGTCATAGGCACAGGGCCTTAGCGGTTTCGGGCGCAACGGGCGCGGTTGCGGGCAACGGGCACCGGTGTGCGGGCGTGGTGGCCGGCCCCAATCAGGGCgcccgaggggggggggcgccggcgagGCGCAGAGCGGGGCGAGGTTGGCGgggcgccggcgaccaccgcacaagCGGCAGCAGGGCGCAGGGAGCCCAGACCGGCGCATGGGCGTGGGGAACACGGCGAGGCAAGGCAAGGCGACGGCCCGGGCGGAGGGCGACGCCGTCCNNNNNNNNNNNNNNNNNNNNNNNNNNNNNNNNNNNNNNNNNNNNNNNNNNNNNNNNNNNNNNNNNNNNNNNNNNNNNNNNNNNNNNNNNNNNNNNNNNNNNNNNNNNNNNNNNNNNNNNNNNNNNNNNNNNNNNNNNNNNNNNNNNNNNNNNNNNNNNNNNNNNNNNNNNNNNNNNNNNNNNNNNNNNNNNNNNNNNNNNNNNNNNNNNNNNNNNNNNNNNNNNNNNNNNNNNNNNNNNNNNNNNNNNNNNNNNNNNNNNNNNNNNNNNNNNNNNNNNNNNNNNNNNNNNNNNNNNNNNNNNNNNNNNNNNNNNNNNNNNNNNNNNNNNNNNNNNNNNNNNNNNNNNNNNNNNNNNNNNNNNNNNNNNNNNNNNNNNNNNNNNNNNNNNNNNNNNNNNNNNNNNNNNNNNNNNNNNNNNNNNNNNNNNNNNNNNNNNNNNNNNNNNNNNNNNNNNNNNNNNNNNNNNNNNNNNNNNNNNNNNNNNNNNNNNNNNNNNNNNNNNNNNNNNNNNNNNNNNNNNNNNNNNNNNNNNNNNNNNNNNNNNNNNNNNNNNNNNNNNNNNNNNNNNNNNNNNNNNNNNNNNNNNNNNNNNNNNNNNNNNNNNNNNNNNNNNNNNNNNNNNNNNNNNNNNNNNNNNNNNNNNNNNNNNNNNNNNNNNNNNNNNNNNNNNNNNNNNNNNNNNNNNNNNNNNNNNNNNNNNNNNNNNNNNNNNNNNNNNNNNNNNNNNNNNNNNNNNNNNNCCAGATCGGGGAAgggcgagagggaggagtgggAGAGAATGGGGGCGACGTGggggtgggggttagggtttcaggGGGATAAGGTGGAGTGGGAGGATCCGGCCGGGCCAGTGGGCTGGTCTGGTGGCCCGTCGGCTTGCTGGGCCGAGGCCTAGATGGCCAGggggttctctccctctcttttatttttttttgttttaccttttgtcttttctttttatttgttcttttctgttttagtttagtcatactttattttagtttttataaaatatgaccatagctcctaaaataaggtttcagaacatccctctaccataaaaagtttggcggtcaattaaactagtttaacatttgtttattatttaaaatcatttgaataattgttttgctatggtttcattcactttagagtatttaatcatttcataaaagtgtggttcctccaccataattgaTTATGATTTAGTTGCtacaatttttgaacatttttgatTTGACTATTGGAAACTTTTAATGTTTGACTTTAActaaaatttgaattttgaattttggaccggttttgaactaactcaagattagcaactataattgaggtgacgtggcatcatttgcagaggttactgtagcttgattacccgggcgtcacaaatgTCGTCTTCATAATCGTCGTCTCGCTGATGAATCCATCAGAGTCGTCCTTCTGGGTGTTCTCCCTTGTCCAACTTCTCTTCGCCTTTTTCCAGGTCTTCATATTTATCTATTAGCACACTGATTTACTGCTCATGTTCCTCATGTGCCTACTCGAGTTAATTCTCAAACTCGGTCTTGCAGGTCATCAGCTTCCTGGTGCTATTCATGTTGTGGTGCATCTGGCTCTCCATTCTGCGGATGTGCTCCTTCAGATCCTGAATGTATGATGTTGTCGTGTCATCTTCCCTGGTGCGTATTATTTCTGCTTGATGATCTTGGCGTACACACATGATGTAGTGGGTTCCTTTGAGACCCTTGTGGTACTCCTCACAATTGTGTCCTAGGGCGGCGTGTGCGGCAATGCTCCTGCCTATGCTCTATGTAGGCGCCTCCAAGAAGGAATTGATGTcatgagcttcaatttgcaaaaagaataatTTAAAACAAAGTTATAGATTGAAAGTCATGACCTATTTAAGATTAAACATAgatcaaattcaaattttaaaatttcaaaaatattGTTTGTTTAGGTCTACTGAATATAGGGAATCAAGATAAAAATTTGGGAGTGGTTTCATCTAATTTTTGAATAAAAGAACAAAAAAATATGGCTAAAAGAATTTCAGGGCTAAACAGTAAATACATTGACTAATCGGTAACCAACTACTCCCTACATTCctaataagtctttttagagatttcattaTAGACTAcacatggagcaaaatgagtgaatctacaatctAAAATAACTCcatataaatatttaggaacggaggaagtaatatATACGAAAGACCCTATTATGGACGGAATAAATAAATTAGCGGAAATATATACTCCTATCATCACTAGTGTAAACATAATAAACTATGGAAATATAAAAAAGAATACAAGGACATGATTGAGAAAGATACCTTCAGATGACCTCAAGAATTTCCATCGGTGATTTTTTTAATAAGGCTAGCCAAACCAAATATAGATTTAGCCTGAATTGCATTATTTTTCAGTGTCCTTGAGTCTTTATATATAGTCTAGAAGTCTACCGAACAGTCAAAGACTAGATAATGTGGGACTATTTAGATGTACGGAGGTATTCACAAAAGGGCAAAGTGCCACGGATATTCAGTTTGACTCCCATGTCCACATACACCTGATATCTCTACCGTTGCCTCATCCAAAGATGCGCAGTAGCAGCTGTATTTGGTCTTGTATTTTCATTTGATGTGGCTTTTTGCCACAGTGTAAGAAACAAATTGTTCGAAGGTTTTAGTTTTTCAAAATGATTTTGTGGATATTAGTTGTTACGCCCCCTCCCCCGCGTGCCTCTCACAACCTAGGCGACAGTGCGGTAACTCCCCATCTAATCTTCTCCGCCGGTGCTTCTGCTGGCCCTTTGTCCCTTCGTCTTGTTATATGGATTGGTTTTTTTTTTGTGCATGTCTGTCTCGATGGCAGACCTACAGATGTGTCGTGGATTTCTGTCTTGATCCTCCATCTCCGGTTCCTACCAGTGAAGGCTGTCGACTTTTGTCGGGGAGCATGTGAGGTTTGCGTCCCTCGACTTAGTATGTCGGATCTGGAGCGTTCTCCAGGCCCTCTCCGATATTTCCTTCTACAAGGTGGTGATTTACCCTATAGACCGCAATGCCGACGTCTTTTGCTCTGCATCACTGAATTCCTGACCGCCGATTTTACAAACTCCTATGTTTCACCAAGTTTTCTTCGCTAAGATGGAGGGTCAGAGGCGGCATCAATTTGCGTACAGGGTGTCATCGATGGatataggaggaagaagacttCAACAACCCCAGGGACTTGGATGCATTTTTCAATTTCTATAAGTGTGTTTTTAAAACAATATCTGCTACTTAATGTATGGCCATTGGTATTTCAGAAAATAAATGATTTTGCGAATTTCAATCCAAGATCTTATACGCACACAATATCACACAACACAAGGAGCAAGTGCATCAACTTAGCGTTTTTTTTTCCTAAAAACTTCTTAGCGTCTTGGGTACCAGTTTTCCCAAATCATGCCTTTGAAGGAAGCCCGTGGTCGTGGACGTGAGAAACTGCGCCCCGAGGTGGTGAGCTTTCAAGTGATAGTGCCGGGCTGGCCCTCCTGAAGGTTCACTTGGAATTAGTGATGGAGTACCAAATCATCCGGGCCACTGGATCGGGAGAAATGAACGGACTATATTAATTTCTGAAGTGTTGTAAAAGAGCTCAATTTTGAACAAACAATCTCCATACGCACACGACAGCGCACACCACAACGAGCGATGCATCACTGGTTTCAAACATAAGCTGCTTATTTcgcaaaagaagaatgggaaatgaGTACACGAAAAGGGAAAAACGCACTGAAGATCGGTTTGGGCCGGTCACTTCTGATTTTTCGGTGAGGCGCCATTACCTTGGGCGGCATTGTTTGAGCTCGGCTTGTCTTGGGCTGGCGTGTTCTGGGCCGTGCTTTTCTTCCCAAACCCGACTGGTTTTTTTATGCCACGGTTGTCGGCTTTGCCGATGGTAATCTCCAGCATCCCGGCCTTGAGCTCCGCGGTGACGTCCTCGCTGTTGTATTCCTTGGTCATGAGAAGCCTGACGTGGAAGGAGCCCACCCCGTGCACCTCCACCGGCGGTTCCTCGCGGCCGCCGGCCCCGGTGCGAGGCTTCCTCTTGATTTCGAGCATGTCCTCGCCGGCGGTGATCTCGAGGTCGTCCTCCGAGAGCCCGGGCACCTGGAGCCATATCTTGACGTGCTTATCCTCCTCCTTGATGTCCCACCGCTCCTTGCTGTCCGGCGGTTGCACAGGGTACAGCAGggctgaacacacacacacacacacacacacacacacacacacacatagacttCAGATTTCAACAGCTGTGAAGGAGATTATTTGACATGCATGAAGGATGAATGTGGAGTGCGTTTTACGCACCGGTGGGGGGAATGCTGAACGCCGGCAGCTGTTTCTCCGGGTGAGCGCGGAGTACCACAGACGTCGGCCGGCAGCACTTGACGGCGAGAGAATTAGCGAACACCGTCGCTGCCGCCGGCCTCCAAGAGCGGCTGGCCGGCGTgccggaagaagacggcagaacggGCGAGCGACTCATAGTCATAGGGGTGTAAGACGCAACAACCGTCGACATTAGACCTGCAATGCTAACTTGCATCTATCAGTGGCTTGTCCTGATGCTGGATCGGAAGAGTAATGCGAGAACTATCTATGAAGAAGGCTGAAAGTTGGTTTAATGTATGCCAATTCTTGGCTACTAGTGTGAGGCCGTTCGAATTTATACTACACATATGGAAGCGTATGCATAGagcgaggtagcagcactgcaggagTGTCGGCTGGCCGTTCCATGAATAACCTTTGCTTGTCGGGTAAGGAGGGAATAAAGAGAAGAAAACAGATCGAGCCGACCGGGACGCTGGTAGGTAAAGTGATGATTCTTCGCGTGCGTGGATACTAATCTTGATGATACAGCGAACTAAGCATATATAGCTCAAGGTGGTTAGGTTTTTTGTGGTGAGCCCACCAGGATTCAAGTCTTAAATTTTGGCACTAGTgtttgcattttctggatttattctagtcTTTTCGGCGattgttgagtatattgtgtacgtgtatatttgtgtgtagggcccacctcctgtttTCTTGTATAGTTAAGGTTGTAACCCAcatctgtacttatatatacgtgcctggtgcaccgatcaatacatcgagattGCACAGCCCATAACGTGTCCTTCTACATGATATCTATCGCAGCACGATTCTAAACCCTaaagtcgccgccgccgcgcccctacgcgccgccgccgccgccgctactccccgccgccgccaccagccgccgccgccgctgcctccctcccggtcgccatcgccgccgctggtcgccgccgcctctccccaCCACCTCcgacgccgctgccgccgcctcttcNNNNNNNNNNNNNNNNNNNNNNNNNNNNNNNNNNNNNNNNNNNNNNNNNNNNNNNNNNNNNNNNNNNNNNNNNNNNNNNNNNNNNNNNNNNNNNNNNNNNNNNNNNNNNNNNNNNNNNNNNNNNNNNNNNNNNNNNNNNNNNNNNNNNNNNNNNNNNNNNNNNNNNNNNNNNNNNNNNNNNNNNNNNNNNNNNNNNNNNNNNNNNNNNNNNNNNNNNNNNNNNNNNNNNNNNNNNNNNNNNNNNNNNNNNNNNNNNNNNNNNNNNNNNNNNNNNNNNNNNNNNNNNNNNNNNNNNNNNNNNNNNNNNNNNNNNNNNNNNNNNNNNNNNNNNNNNNNNNNNNNNNNNNNNNNNNNNNNNNNNNNNNNNNNNNNNNNNNNNNNNNNNNNNNNNNNNNNNNNNNNNNNNNNNNNNNNNNNNNNNNNNNNNNNCCTCCCTCTCCCACACCCTTCCCTACCActcgcgccgcccccttccctcccACCTGTGCCGCACCCGCTCCACCCCACCTGCCACCTACGCTTGCGCACCTCCCAGCCCGCGCCGCAACCCGTCCCGCGGGTCCCAAACCCTAACCCTTGCCATGAGCTCCTCCTCGCCCACCGTCTCCAACCCGTTCGCCGGTCCCGATGTCACTCTCGTCCGCGACCTCAACATCCATGAGCGTGTTCCGGTCAAGTTTGATCACACCACCGCGTCCTACTCCGCCTGGAAGCGGTATTTTTCGCTTGTGTTCCGTGAGTACCTCCTGCACGACCACGTGGACGGCACCATGGACTCGGCGCTCATGAtcaacgacgaggagtggatgatcctcgacgccaccatcatccgctggttctacctcaccatctccagcgacctcttccacaccgtggtggacgacgaggatgacgcccatgcggtctggaccaagctcaacggcctcttcaccgacaaccggCTGCAGCGCAAGGTCCTGCTCTACAGTGAGTTTTACGGGTGCCAGCAACTTGACTCATTCATCGATGatttttgcatgcgcctcaagaagctcgcCGATGAGCTCCGCGATCTCGGGGAAAAgatcggcgacgagctcctcatcagcaccctctccggcggcctcaacgaggacttcgggaacggcgcctccaacctcaccctcatcccgGAGCCCACCTTCGCTAAGGTGGTCGCGTACCTCAAGTTGGAGGAGCGCCGGATGCGGGTGGCGCGGACTCGCGCGACCACACCGCCCTTGTCGCCGGCACCCGCGGGGGTTCTGCCCTGCCACCGCCGCGcccgacgctgccacagccggcggTGCCTGCCTTCCATCCAGGTTTCCCGCCCGCCCCCTTCCCGCCGCCCCAGCCAGCGGCCAATGGGGGGGGGGGTCGTCGCGGCGGCCGTCGTGGTGGCCACAAGCAGGGGGGCACAGGCGTTTAGGGAGGAGCACCCCGCCCACCGCAGCAGGCTTATCAGCCGGCCCCGTGGTACGCTGGCCAGAACCCATGGACCGGCGTTGTGTACGCCTACTCCATGCCGGTTCCTCGGGCCCCCGCCCCGGGACTTCTCGGCGCACGGCCACAACCACATTAGGCGTTCTACGCCGCGTTGCCGCCCTACGCGGCGCCCTACGGCTAGCAGCCGCAGCCAGGTGGGCCGCAGCCGCTACTGTCCCTGACGGCCGCGCCACCTCTCCCGCCGGTGCCGTGGGACCCGGCCCTTCTGGCGGCTCTTCACACC
It encodes:
- the LOC119301538 gene encoding uncharacterized protein LOC119301538; amino-acid sequence: MQVSIAGLMSTVVASYTPMTMSRSPVLPSSSGTPASRSWRPAAATVFANSLAVKCCRPTSVVLRAHPEKQLPAFSIPPTALLYPVQPPDSKERWDIKEEDKHVKIWLQVPGLSEDDLEITAGEDMLEIKRKPRTGAGGREEPPVEVHGVGSFHVRLLMTKEYNSEDVTAELKAGMLEITIGKADNRGIKKPVGFGKKSTAQNTPAQDKPSSNNAAQGNGASPKNQK